One window of the Melanotaenia boesemani isolate fMelBoe1 chromosome 14, fMelBoe1.pri, whole genome shotgun sequence genome contains the following:
- the ebna1bp2 gene encoding probable rRNA-processing protein EBP2, with amino-acid sequence MESADEESIHSQDSEEENSNLSDGELQEALAKGLLKPGMNVLVDKTKKSVNNVEGLKQCLADLHKDLPWVERLDVTNLPAEDALSKVEGKVPATTNGELDADDDFQREMFFYRQAQATVLEALPLLSKHDIATKRPDDYFAEMAKSDQQMQKIRQKLISKQMILEKSEKAKKLREQRKFGKKVQIEVIQKRQKEKKAMMSAVKKYQKGMTDKLDFLEGDQKAGNDSFGGSKKALNKKGPSAKRKFKDQKFGFGGKKSGKKWNTKESYNDVSSFRAKQANAKGGKGGKKGKGGKQNKRPGKSVRKKMKGRS; translated from the exons ATGGAGTCGGCAGACGAAGAGTCAATCCACAGTCAGGATTCCGAGGAGGAAAACAGCAATTTATCAGATGGAGAG CTCCAAGAGGCCTTAGCAAAAGGGTTGTTGAAACCTGGGATGAATGTTTTGGTGGATAAAACCAAGAAGTCCGTCAACAATGTG GAGGGATTGAAACAGTGCCTTGCTGATTTACACAAAGATCTCCCCTGGGTGGAGAGGTTAGACGTTACCAACCTGCCAGCTGAAGATGCTCTTTCTAAAGTTGAAGGGAAAGTACCGGCTACGACAAATGGAGAACTCGATGCAGATGATGATTTCCAAAGGGAGATGTTCTT TTACAGACAAGCTCAAGCTACAGTACTAGAGGCACTGCCGCTCCTAAGTAAGCACGATATAGCCACCAAGAGACCTGACGATTACTTTGCAGAGATGGCCAAGTCAGATCAACAGATGCAGaag ATCAGGCAAAAGTTGATCTCAAAGCAGATGATTCTGGAGAAGTCAGAAAAGGCCAAGAAACTGCGTGAGCAAAGAAAGTTCGGCAAAAAG GTCCAAATAGAGGTGATTCAGAAGAGACAGAAGGAGAAGAAGGCTATGATGTCTGCTGTAAAGAAATATCAGAAAG GAATGACAGACAAACTGGATTTTCTGGAAGGAGACCAGAAAGCGGGTAACGATTCTTTTGGAGGTTCAAAGAAAGCATTGAACAAAAAGGG CCCCAGTGCTAAGAGAAAATTCAAGGACCAAAAGTTTGGCTTTGGAGGCAAAAAGAGCGGAAAGAAATGGAACACCAAGGAGAGCTATAACGATGTTTCCAGTTTCCGTGCCAAACAGGCTAATGCTAAGGGTGGAAAAGGAGGGAAGAAAGGCAAAGGAGGGAAACAAAAT AAACGTCCGGGCAAGTCTGTACGCAAGAAGATGAAGGGTCGCTCGTAA
- the fam183a gene encoding protein FAM183A, whose amino-acid sequence MAAVFSNLSAWRHRVFGPYSCNSRQCLLLLSNAYTIAAVSPYGLRRLCCHPLARFFIVMTEREKVNFVHQDKIHIEMIKKEERLLKLHTEFSINPFRKLHIMADKPMSKKPLEMIAETADFREAFHKAHMEPTKKYPVPLTESQEIGWFSTLLTPLSHHDNGFNFHRITTDVTFHGKHA is encoded by the exons ATGGCTGCTGTGTTTTCAAATCTAAGCGCGTGGCGCCATCGCGTGTTCGGCCCTTACAGCTGCAACTCACGGCAGTGTTTACTGTTACTTAGCAACGCTTATACAATCGCCGCAGTTTCTCCTTACGGTCTAAGGCGTTTGTGTTGCCATCCCTTAGCTCGATTTTTCATTGTCATGACAGAAAGGGAGAAAGTTAACTTTGTTCACCAGGACAAAATTCACATCGAGATGataaaaaaggaggaaagactGCTGAAGCTGCACACGGAGTTCAGCATCAATCCATTCAGGAAAT TGCATATAATGGCAGACAAGCCCATGTCCAAGAAACCTCTAGAAATGATAGCAGAGACTG CTGATTTCAGAGAAGCTTTCCACAAGGCCCACATGGAGCCCACCAAGAAATATCCAGTGCCACTCACTGAGAGTCAGGAGATAGGATGGTTCTCAACTCTACTG ACTCCATTGAGCCACCATGATAACGGATTCAATTTCCACCGGATCACCACAGACGTCACGTTCCATGGAAAACATGCCtga